From a single Maritimibacter sp. DP1N21-5 genomic region:
- a CDS encoding mechanosensitive ion channel family protein produces MGRGFLRAIAVVLCLGTTGAAIIAGLVVAPAVAQDGTITTSNGSASQAQEDAAIATRIRDILHELDGYEDVTVTVKAGIVTMRGTTLGVSSAERLNDIAGRVEGVVAIENEVTISTDFSRLLTPLLDRFEHRFWQSVAFLPLVGIGLFAFGIVVWLAFFIAKRRSPWDNIAPNAFIADIIRALIRVAGVIAGIVVALDIIGATALLSTILGAAGIIGLAIGFAVRDTVENFIASVLLSVRQPFAPNDAVAIDGQEGKVIRLTSRATILLSFDGNHVRIPNQAVFKATIINYSRNPERRFQFDIGVAYGTDLAAVKHLAEDTLNALPFILETPSVAVWTTELGASDIGMRLTGWINQDTTGLLAARSEAIRQVLLAFDAAGVEMPETTYRILMNDVGQEAAEGAEIVTAPPEAPSTEVENVDATQEHDLENIVAAERETRSDEDLLRKSAATE; encoded by the coding sequence ATGGGACGGGGATTTCTAAGGGCGATTGCGGTTGTCCTGTGTCTGGGCACGACAGGTGCCGCGATCATCGCAGGTCTTGTCGTCGCGCCGGCCGTGGCGCAGGACGGCACGATCACAACCAGCAACGGATCGGCGAGCCAGGCCCAAGAAGACGCTGCCATCGCCACGCGCATCCGCGACATCCTGCATGAACTCGACGGCTATGAGGACGTCACCGTGACCGTGAAGGCGGGGATCGTCACCATGCGCGGCACGACACTCGGGGTCAGTTCGGCCGAGCGGCTGAACGACATCGCGGGCCGCGTCGAGGGTGTCGTCGCGATCGAGAACGAGGTGACGATCTCCACCGATTTCTCACGCCTCCTGACCCCGCTTCTCGACCGCTTCGAACACCGCTTCTGGCAGAGTGTGGCCTTTCTCCCGCTGGTGGGGATCGGGCTGTTCGCCTTCGGGATCGTGGTCTGGCTCGCCTTCTTCATCGCCAAACGCCGCAGCCCCTGGGACAATATCGCGCCCAATGCCTTCATCGCCGATATCATCCGCGCCCTGATCCGGGTGGCGGGGGTCATCGCGGGGATCGTGGTGGCGCTCGACATCATCGGGGCGACGGCGCTTCTGTCGACGATCCTTGGCGCTGCGGGGATCATCGGTCTCGCCATCGGTTTCGCGGTGCGCGACACGGTCGAGAATTTCATCGCTTCGGTGCTCCTGTCGGTGCGCCAGCCCTTCGCGCCCAACGACGCCGTGGCCATCGACGGGCAGGAGGGCAAGGTGATCCGCCTGACCAGCCGCGCGACGATCCTTCTGTCTTTCGACGGCAACCACGTGCGCATTCCGAACCAGGCCGTGTTCAAGGCGACGATCATCAACTACTCGCGCAACCCCGAGCGGCGGTTCCAATTCGACATCGGGGTGGCCTATGGCACCGATCTGGCAGCGGTCAAACACCTGGCGGAAGACACGCTCAACGCGCTGCCCTTCATTCTCGAAACCCCCTCCGTCGCGGTCTGGACGACCGAGCTTGGCGCCTCCGACATCGGGATGCGATTGACTGGCTGGATCAATCAGGACACCACCGGGCTTCTCGCTGCCCGGTCCGAGGCGATCCGTCAGGTGCTGCTGGCCTTCGACGCGGCCGGCGTGGAGATGCCCGAGACCACCTATCGCATTCTCATGAACGATGTCGGCCAAGAGGCGGCGGAAGGTGCGGAAATCGTCACCGCCCCCCCAGAGGCCCCTTCGACCGAGGTCGAGAACGTCGACGCGACGCAGGAACACGACTTGGAAAACATCGTCGCCGCCGAGCGCGAAACCCGCAGCGACGAGGATCTTCTGCGCAAGAGCGCGGCCACGGAATAG
- a CDS encoding MYG1 family protein → MTITQLVTHSGGFHADELLSSVVLTRLFPEAALIRSRDERLTSAAPGRIVYDVGRVFDAEAGMFDHHQRPAPLREDGQPYSSFGLIWAHYGRDYLLAMAVPETDLDALAAAVDRGFVLPVDLMDNGALDPGEAGRLAGMTLPELLETLKPAYDDRSADADDRAFHAALDVARAFVEAAVRTRAAKRRAEGVVAAAIEAAGDGRVLELPMGMPFRAGVEAAGADHLLFVVHPRGEDWALNTIRKSGDGFAARADLPESWAGLTDAALEAASGVTGAKFCHNARFIAVAASREAVMELAAKAVAVAEAQGV, encoded by the coding sequence ATGACGATCACCCAACTCGTGACCCATTCGGGCGGGTTCCATGCCGACGAGCTTCTGTCCTCGGTCGTGCTGACCCGGCTCTTCCCCGAGGCCGCGCTGATCCGGTCGCGCGACGAGCGCCTGACCTCGGCGGCCCCGGGGCGGATCGTTTATGACGTGGGGCGGGTCTTTGATGCCGAGGCGGGGATGTTCGACCATCATCAGCGCCCGGCCCCCCTGCGTGAGGATGGCCAGCCCTATAGTTCCTTCGGACTGATCTGGGCGCATTATGGGCGCGATTATCTCCTGGCCATGGCGGTGCCGGAGACGGATCTGGACGCGCTCGCCGCGGCGGTGGACCGGGGCTTCGTGCTGCCCGTCGATCTCATGGACAACGGCGCGCTCGATCCGGGCGAGGCGGGGCGCCTTGCCGGGATGACTCTGCCGGAACTTCTCGAAACCCTGAAGCCTGCCTACGATGACCGATCCGCAGATGCCGACGACCGCGCGTTTCACGCAGCGCTGGACGTCGCGCGGGCCTTTGTCGAGGCGGCGGTGCGCACTCGGGCGGCCAAGCGCCGGGCCGAGGGTGTCGTGGCGGCGGCGATCGAGGCGGCCGGGGACGGGCGCGTGCTGGAGCTTCCCATGGGCATGCCGTTTCGCGCTGGTGTGGAGGCGGCTGGGGCCGATCACCTCCTCTTCGTCGTGCATCCGCGTGGTGAGGACTGGGCGCTCAACACGATCCGCAAGTCGGGCGACGGTTTTGCCGCGCGCGCCGATCTGCCGGAAAGTTGGGCCGGTCTGACCGATGCGGCGCTGGAGGCGGCGAGCGGGGTTACGGGCGCGAAATTCTGCCACAACGCACGTTTCATCGCAGTCGCGGCCAGCCGGGAAGCGGTCATGGAACTTGCCGCGAAAGCGGTGGCCGTGGCCGAAGCTCAGGGGGTTTAG
- a CDS encoding alpha/beta fold hydrolase, with product MLAYDSYGEETAGAPILIVHGLFGSGRNWGVIAKRLSKSRRVVSVDMRNHGDSPRADSQSYHDMADDLAQVIESLGGEALVVGHSMGGKASMVLALTRPELVRALIVADIAPVAYEHTQAHLVDAMQELDPAAFDKRSDADAALARKVETKGVRDFLLQSLDLKEKRWKLNLDVLGSEMDKILSFPDLSASYDGPTLFLAGAESDYVLPEHRDRIKALFPNAKQAKIPGAGHWLHAEKPREFEAAVRAFFTL from the coding sequence ATGCTCGCATACGATTCATATGGCGAGGAAACGGCAGGCGCCCCGATCCTCATCGTCCACGGCCTCTTCGGCTCCGGCCGCAACTGGGGCGTGATCGCCAAACGCCTGTCAAAGAGCCGCCGCGTCGTCAGCGTCGACATGCGCAACCACGGTGACAGCCCCCGCGCCGACAGCCAGAGCTATCACGACATGGCCGATGACCTTGCACAGGTGATCGAGTCCCTCGGAGGCGAGGCCCTTGTCGTCGGGCATTCCATGGGCGGCAAGGCCTCGATGGTCCTGGCCCTCACCCGGCCCGAGCTTGTCCGCGCGCTCATCGTGGCTGACATCGCGCCGGTGGCCTATGAGCACACCCAGGCGCATCTCGTCGACGCGATGCAGGAGCTCGATCCCGCCGCCTTCGACAAACGCTCGGACGCAGACGCGGCGCTCGCCCGAAAGGTCGAGACCAAGGGCGTGCGCGATTTCCTCCTGCAATCGCTCGATCTCAAGGAAAAGCGCTGGAAGCTGAACCTCGACGTGCTCGGGTCCGAGATGGACAAGATCCTCTCCTTCCCCGACCTCTCCGCAAGCTATGACGGACCCACGCTGTTTCTCGCGGGCGCGGAGAGCGACTATGTGCTTCCCGAGCACCGCGACCGGATCAAGGCACTGTTTCCCAACGCGAAACAGGCGAAGATCCCCGGCGCGGGCCATTGGCTCCACGCCGAGAAGCCGCGCGAGTTCGAAGCCGCCGTCCGCGCCTTCTTCACGCTTTAG
- the glyA gene encoding serine hydroxymethyltransferase, with protein MKDIRSPGFFTQSLAERDPEIFASITGELGRQRDEIELIASENIVSAAVMEAQGSVMTNKYAEGYPGKRYYGGCQFVDVAEQLAIDRAKELFGCDFANVQPNSGSQANQGAFNALIKPGDTILGMNLASGGHLTHGAPPNQSGKWFNAIQYGVRKQDCLIDYDEVEALAKEHQPKLIIAGGSAIPRQIDFEKFRAIADAVGAYLMVDMAHFAGLVAAGEHPSPFPHADVVTTTTHKTLRGPRGGMILTNNEEIAKKVNSAIFPGIQGGPLMHVIAAKAVAFGEALDPSFKTYQKAVRANAVALADQLMKGGLDIVTGGTDTHVMLVDLRPKGVTGNITEKALGRAHITTNKNGIPFDPEKPTVTSGIRLGTPAGTTRGFGEDEFRQIADLIVEVIDGLAANGEDGNGEVEAAVKVKVAALCEAFPIYPNH; from the coding sequence ATGAAGGACATCCGTTCCCCCGGCTTTTTCACCCAGAGCCTCGCTGAACGCGACCCCGAGATCTTTGCCTCGATCACCGGCGAGCTTGGACGTCAGCGCGACGAGATCGAGCTTATCGCTTCGGAGAACATCGTCTCCGCCGCCGTGATGGAAGCCCAGGGCAGCGTGATGACCAACAAATACGCCGAGGGTTATCCAGGCAAGCGCTACTACGGCGGTTGCCAGTTCGTGGACGTGGCCGAGCAACTGGCCATCGATCGTGCGAAGGAGCTCTTCGGCTGCGACTTCGCCAACGTGCAACCGAACTCCGGCTCGCAGGCCAACCAGGGCGCGTTCAATGCGCTCATCAAGCCGGGCGACACGATCCTCGGGATGAACCTCGCCTCCGGCGGACACTTGACCCACGGCGCCCCGCCGAACCAGTCGGGCAAATGGTTCAACGCCATCCAGTACGGCGTGCGCAAGCAGGACTGCCTGATCGACTACGACGAGGTCGAGGCGCTCGCCAAGGAACACCAGCCGAAGCTCATCATCGCCGGTGGCTCGGCCATCCCGCGCCAGATCGACTTCGAGAAATTCCGCGCCATCGCCGATGCCGTGGGTGCCTATCTCATGGTGGACATGGCCCATTTCGCCGGGCTCGTGGCGGCCGGCGAACACCCCTCGCCCTTCCCGCACGCTGACGTCGTGACCACCACCACGCACAAGACCCTGCGCGGTCCGCGCGGCGGGATGATCCTGACGAACAACGAAGAGATCGCGAAAAAGGTGAACTCGGCGATTTTCCCGGGCATCCAGGGTGGCCCCCTCATGCACGTGATCGCAGCGAAAGCGGTCGCCTTTGGCGAGGCGCTCGATCCGTCGTTCAAGACCTACCAGAAGGCGGTGCGCGCCAATGCCGTGGCACTGGCCGATCAGCTGATGAAGGGCGGGCTCGACATCGTCACGGGCGGCACCGACACCCACGTGATGCTCGTCGACCTGCGTCCCAAGGGCGTGACCGGCAACATCACAGAAAAGGCCCTTGGCCGTGCGCATATCACCACGAACAAGAACGGCATCCCTTTCGACCCGGAAAAACCGACCGTGACCTCGGGCATTCGTCTGGGCACGCCCGCCGGCACCACGCGCGGCTTCGGCGAAGATGAGTTCCGCCAGATTGCGGACCTGATCGTGGAGGTGATCGACGGTCTTGCCGCCAATGGCGAAGACGGCAACGGCGAAGTGGAAGCCGCGGTCAAGGTCAAGGTCGCCGCGCTTTGCGAGGCCTTCCCGATCTACCCCAACCACTAA
- a CDS encoding NAD kinase: MAAGPKLAFMASEVVSAQEALGRLTERYGQSAPESADVIVALGGDGFMLQTLHATQALDVPVYGMNRGTVGFLMNEFAVEGLEERLGDAELEVINPLRMRATTVTGDEVEKLAINEVSLLRAGPQAAKLAISVDGRRRMAELVCDGALIATPAGSTAYNYSAHGPILPIGSDVLTLTAIAAFRPRRWRGALLPKQASVRFDVLEPDKRPVMADADSRSAGQVTSVVVESATDIRHKVLFDPGHGLEERLIREQFV; encoded by the coding sequence GTGGCAGCAGGACCGAAACTGGCCTTCATGGCGTCCGAGGTCGTATCGGCCCAGGAGGCGCTGGGGCGACTGACGGAGCGCTACGGGCAGTCCGCGCCCGAGAGCGCGGATGTGATCGTGGCGCTGGGCGGGGACGGGTTCATGCTCCAGACGCTTCACGCGACGCAGGCGCTCGACGTGCCGGTCTATGGCATGAACCGGGGAACCGTCGGCTTTCTGATGAACGAGTTTGCCGTCGAGGGGCTGGAAGAGCGTCTGGGCGATGCGGAGCTCGAGGTCATCAACCCGCTTCGCATGCGGGCGACGACGGTCACGGGTGACGAGGTCGAGAAACTGGCGATCAACGAGGTGTCTCTCCTGCGCGCTGGTCCGCAGGCGGCGAAGCTCGCCATTTCGGTGGATGGACGGCGGCGTATGGCCGAACTCGTCTGTGACGGTGCGCTGATCGCGACGCCTGCGGGATCGACTGCCTACAACTATTCCGCCCATGGTCCGATCCTGCCGATCGGATCCGATGTGCTGACCCTGACCGCCATCGCGGCGTTCCGGCCCAGACGCTGGCGCGGGGCGCTGCTTCCGAAACAGGCGAGTGTGCGTTTCGATGTGCTGGAGCCGGACAAGCGCCCGGTGATGGCCGACGCCGACAGCCGGAGCGCGGGTCAGGTGACCAGCGTGGTCGTGGAAAGCGCGACCGACATCCGGCACAAGGTGCTCTTCGATCCTGGCCACGGTCTCGAGGAACGGCTGATCCGGGAGCAATTCGTCTAG
- a CDS encoding sigma 54-interacting transcriptional regulator — translation MASFSDGDFGQVDVRRPDGPRVRTLVLWPPDMPQVFSADVFRAARCTVTQASHVEQARRLCADLDPDLVIMPLTMQGQSLLPYQKKCMEENPHRSIIIIAENDQINEAAEAMRNGAADCLFRPFSEARFERTLLSTLGLIPPRMAHAPLPDRTGAQSPPDTAIPPSARAKTDPMAQPAHAGVSVPELMGTSAPMQHLITRMHAIARSPASVIIRGEVGSGKSILARALHDAGRPNGPFVIIGPEVWTGQPGDSSLDIVAEVRRAEGGTFLIDRLDELAMSAQTRLLPIVQRHAAALAKSPVRFVATLGGDPYAAMAAGRLREDLFYCLNVLELALPPLRQRTGDIALLTDSWLPLFAAEEGRTMPRLLPDALAALDGYAWPGNLRELQSVIREVVLTFDGTDVSAPDLPARITGRAPAAGPAPPQAFLAADALVGRTLSEVERLVIEATIEAEGGSIPRAAKVLGVSPSTIYRKRDTWN, via the coding sequence GTGGCCAGTTTTTCTGACGGGGATTTCGGACAGGTCGACGTGCGCCGTCCCGACGGGCCGCGCGTGCGGACGCTGGTGTTGTGGCCACCCGACATGCCGCAGGTGTTTTCCGCCGATGTCTTCCGGGCCGCACGTTGCACGGTTACCCAAGCCAGCCATGTGGAACAGGCGCGCAGGCTTTGCGCGGACCTTGACCCCGATCTCGTCATCATGCCCCTGACCATGCAGGGCCAGTCGCTTCTGCCCTATCAGAAGAAATGCATGGAAGAGAATCCGCACCGCTCGATCATCATCATCGCGGAGAACGACCAGATCAACGAAGCCGCAGAAGCCATGCGCAACGGCGCCGCGGACTGCCTGTTTCGCCCGTTCTCGGAAGCGCGGTTCGAACGCACGCTCCTGTCCACTCTGGGGCTGATCCCGCCCCGGATGGCACATGCCCCGTTGCCTGACAGGACCGGAGCACAAAGCCCGCCCGATACCGCCATTCCGCCCAGCGCCCGCGCCAAGACGGACCCGATGGCGCAGCCCGCGCACGCCGGAGTGAGTGTGCCCGAACTGATGGGCACCTCCGCACCCATGCAGCACCTCATCACTCGGATGCACGCCATCGCTCGGTCCCCGGCCTCGGTGATCATCCGCGGCGAAGTCGGTTCAGGCAAATCCATTCTCGCCCGCGCGCTTCACGATGCTGGCCGCCCGAATGGGCCCTTCGTCATCATCGGACCCGAAGTCTGGACCGGGCAGCCCGGAGACAGCAGTCTCGACATCGTGGCCGAGGTGCGCCGGGCCGAAGGCGGGACATTCCTGATCGACCGGCTCGACGAACTAGCCATGTCGGCGCAGACCCGGCTTCTGCCCATCGTTCAACGCCACGCGGCGGCCCTCGCGAAGTCGCCGGTCCGCTTCGTGGCGACGCTCGGCGGCGATCCCTATGCCGCCATGGCTGCCGGACGGCTGCGTGAGGACCTGTTCTATTGTCTCAACGTGCTGGAGCTTGCCCTGCCGCCCCTGCGCCAGCGCACGGGCGACATCGCGCTCCTGACCGACAGCTGGTTGCCGCTCTTCGCCGCCGAAGAAGGCCGCACCATGCCCCGGCTTCTGCCCGATGCGCTCGCCGCGCTGGACGGATATGCCTGGCCCGGAAACCTGCGCGAGCTGCAATCCGTCATTCGGGAGGTGGTGCTGACCTTTGACGGAACGGACGTCTCAGCCCCTGACCTGCCCGCCCGTATCACCGGCCGCGCTCCTGCTGCGGGGCCCGCGCCGCCGCAGGCCTTTCTGGCGGCGGATGCACTCGTCGGACGGACGCTCTCCGAGGTCGAGCGCCTTGTCATCGAAGCCACCATAGAGGCCGAGGGCGGTTCCATTCCTCGCGCGGCCAAGGTGCTTGGCGTGTCGCCTTCCACGATCTACCGCAAGCGCGACACCTGGAACTGA
- a CDS encoding propionyl-CoA synthetase: MATYQEVYDNWKADPEAFWMEAAKTISWDRRPRKALFDLGNNLYEWFSDGMVNTCYNAVDRHVEAGRGGQTAIIYDSPITGRQTKLSFSELQDRVARVAGGLAARGVTKGDRVIIYMPMVAEALVAMLAVTRIGAVHSVVFGGFASNELAVRIDDAKPKAIIAGSCGLEPNRVVNYKPLLDGAIDIAKHKPDFTVILQREEAPADLKPGYDIDWAEVEAADPVPCTPVEGNHPVYVLYTSGTTGQPKGVIRHTGGHLVALNWTMKNVYNVDPGDVFWAASDVGWVVGHSYICYAPLIHGNTTIVFEGKPVGTPDAGTFWRVISEHGVKSFFTAPTAFRAVKREDPKGDFIKKYDLGCLKQVYLAGERADPDTIVWTQEKLGVPVIDHWWQTELGYPAVANPVGIELLETKLGSPAVPMPGYEMKILDEGGNPLPAGQLGAIVAKLPLPPGTLPTLWNAEDRFRKSYLNTFPGYYETGDAGYMDEDGYLYIMARTDDVINVAGHRLSTGGMEEVLASHPDVAECAVIGVTDELKGQLPLGFLCLNAGADRDPKEVVAECVKLVRDKIGPVAAFKTAVVVDRLPKTRSGKILRATMVSIADGKDFKLPATIDDPAILDEIREALGTVGYAG; the protein is encoded by the coding sequence ATGGCGACGTATCAAGAGGTCTACGACAACTGGAAAGCGGACCCCGAGGCCTTCTGGATGGAGGCCGCCAAGACGATCTCCTGGGACCGCCGGCCCCGCAAGGCGCTCTTCGACTTGGGAAACAACCTCTACGAATGGTTCTCGGACGGCATGGTCAACACCTGCTACAACGCCGTGGACCGCCATGTGGAAGCCGGACGTGGCGGCCAGACCGCGATCATCTACGACAGCCCAATCACAGGCCGGCAGACGAAACTCTCCTTTTCCGAGCTTCAGGACCGCGTCGCGCGCGTCGCCGGGGGGCTGGCCGCACGCGGCGTCACCAAGGGCGACCGCGTCATCATCTACATGCCGATGGTCGCGGAGGCACTGGTCGCGATGCTCGCCGTCACCCGGATCGGCGCCGTGCATTCGGTCGTCTTCGGAGGCTTCGCCTCGAATGAACTGGCAGTGCGGATCGACGACGCGAAGCCCAAGGCGATCATTGCAGGCTCCTGCGGGCTCGAGCCCAACCGCGTGGTGAATTACAAGCCGCTCCTCGACGGCGCCATCGACATCGCGAAACACAAGCCCGACTTCACCGTGATCTTGCAGCGCGAGGAAGCCCCGGCCGACCTCAAGCCCGGTTATGACATCGACTGGGCCGAAGTCGAAGCCGCCGATCCCGTGCCCTGCACCCCGGTCGAGGGCAATCACCCGGTCTATGTGCTCTATACCTCCGGCACCACGGGCCAGCCCAAGGGCGTGATCCGGCACACGGGCGGGCACCTCGTGGCGCTCAACTGGACCATGAAGAACGTCTACAACGTCGATCCGGGCGACGTGTTCTGGGCGGCCTCGGACGTGGGCTGGGTCGTCGGCCACAGCTATATCTGCTACGCCCCGCTCATCCACGGCAACACCACCATTGTTTTCGAGGGCAAGCCCGTCGGCACCCCGGACGCAGGCACCTTCTGGCGGGTGATTTCGGAGCATGGCGTGAAGAGCTTCTTCACCGCGCCCACCGCCTTCCGCGCGGTCAAACGCGAGGATCCGAAGGGCGATTTCATCAAGAAATACGATCTGGGCTGCCTCAAACAGGTCTATCTGGCGGGTGAACGCGCCGATCCCGACACCATCGTCTGGACGCAGGAGAAACTGGGCGTGCCGGTGATCGACCATTGGTGGCAGACCGAACTGGGCTATCCCGCCGTCGCGAACCCGGTCGGGATCGAGCTTCTCGAGACCAAGCTCGGCTCGCCCGCCGTGCCGATGCCGGGCTACGAGATGAAGATCCTCGACGAGGGTGGCAATCCGCTTCCCGCGGGCCAGCTTGGCGCCATCGTGGCGAAACTGCCCCTGCCCCCCGGCACCCTGCCAACGCTGTGGAATGCCGAGGACCGGTTCCGCAAGAGTTACCTCAATACCTTCCCGGGGTATTATGAAACGGGTGACGCCGGGTATATGGATGAGGATGGCTATTTATATATCATGGCCCGCACCGACGATGTTATTAACGTCGCCGGACACCGGCTTTCGACCGGCGGGATGGAAGAAGTGCTGGCCTCGCACCCCGATGTCGCGGAATGCGCGGTGATCGGCGTCACGGACGAATTGAAGGGACAGCTGCCGCTCGGGTTCCTCTGCCTCAACGCCGGCGCGGATCGCGACCCGAAAGAGGTCGTCGCCGAATGCGTGAAGCTGGTGCGCGACAAGATCGGACCCGTCGCCGCCTTCAAGACGGCGGTGGTCGTGGACCGGCTGCCCAAGACCCGGTCAGGCAAGATCCTGCGCGCGACCATGGTCTCGATCGCGGACGGCAAGGACTTCAAACTCCCCGCCACGATCGACGATCCGGCGATCCTCGACGAGATCCGCGAGGCTCTCGGAACCGTGGGTTACGCTGGGTAA
- a CDS encoding Hint domain-containing protein, producing the protein MSDVDITVTPYDGALLAANLLSSAQTIVLGAFGPSELGTLSDLDGFLSDADDGSTTFNGAPINYIGSGTATPGVNVLGLTVPLGTPRDLVVFEAAGQIYFHFPEGPPAATGMIALVVDIDATPYEVFTPLCFAAGTMIATPKGERRIERLDAGDLVLDVEGEAHEILWRGHRSLTIPEGPLHEKWLPVRIRAHALGPNVPSRDTRLSQQHRVFLSHPILEHLAGVEAGFARAVHLVNDRSVRLCRGRREVDYHHILCAEHVALLANNLPAASLLLAAGGLAEEGEMWGDEAQSLPPELLLDSLSGMAPCAPLLKREVTEELTQLLANRSTVLPVLSGRAEGGPRTPPFPQGAGHA; encoded by the coding sequence ATGTCCGATGTCGATATCACGGTGACGCCCTATGATGGGGCACTGCTAGCCGCCAACCTTCTAAGTTCCGCCCAGACCATTGTCTTGGGTGCATTCGGGCCCTCCGAACTTGGGACGCTTTCGGACTTGGACGGCTTCCTCTCGGATGCGGACGACGGGTCGACGACCTTCAACGGGGCACCGATCAACTACATCGGATCGGGGACCGCGACCCCCGGTGTGAACGTGCTGGGCCTGACGGTGCCGCTCGGCACGCCGCGCGATCTGGTCGTGTTCGAAGCCGCTGGACAGATCTATTTCCACTTTCCCGAAGGTCCTCCGGCGGCCACGGGAATGATCGCTCTGGTTGTCGATATCGACGCCACGCCCTACGAGGTCTTCACGCCCCTCTGTTTCGCCGCCGGCACAATGATCGCCACGCCGAAGGGCGAGCGACGCATCGAACGGCTGGACGCAGGGGACCTCGTCCTCGATGTGGAGGGCGAGGCACATGAGATCCTGTGGCGCGGGCATCGTAGCCTGACCATCCCCGAGGGACCGCTTCACGAAAAGTGGCTTCCGGTTCGGATCAGGGCCCATGCGCTTGGTCCGAACGTGCCCAGCCGCGACACGAGGCTGTCGCAACAGCACCGGGTGTTTCTGTCCCACCCCATCCTCGAACATCTGGCCGGGGTCGAAGCGGGCTTCGCGCGCGCCGTGCATCTGGTGAATGACCGCTCCGTGCGGCTGTGCCGGGGTCGCCGGGAGGTCGACTATCACCATATCCTTTGCGCCGAGCATGTCGCGCTTCTGGCCAACAACCTTCCGGCCGCGAGCCTGCTTCTGGCCGCCGGTGGACTGGCCGAGGAGGGCGAGATGTGGGGCGACGAGGCACAGAGTTTGCCTCCAGAGTTGCTCCTCGACAGCCTGTCTGGCATGGCGCCCTGTGCGCCGCTTCTGAAACGCGAGGTGACGGAGGAGCTGACCCAGCTTCTGGCAAACCGTTCGACCGTGCTTCCGGTCCTGTCGGGCCGCGCGGAGGGCGGGCCGAGGACCCCGCCATTCCCTCAAGGCGCCGGTCACGCCTGA
- a CDS encoding DUF1176 domain-containing protein has protein sequence MLLTLSTLALPENANAQEWAYETYRDRDYATSCGDALSGDMGLLCFTVGCEAGGWMTFSLNAATALPDRIDVTLSVDETKPETRAFARRSVGGEDIPAYGAREAEDVELIAALKSGSTLVLTLGGTVEAEHRFSLSGSSAALDPVAEVCALRPAPVADPRTVELVRARGACADLQGSMSVEPEFALREDFNGDGAEDVAFDLGAVTCSTAEDLFCGAGGCTHVIYLAREGLFDEVLRRRMLRLVNPPDAEIAVEVEAQACAELDAEAGEAEVGTNEACVERLTLDAGEVALVARLSGPAARDWMEDLAAQP, from the coding sequence GTGCTCCTGACCCTTTCCACGCTGGCCCTTCCGGAAAACGCAAACGCGCAGGAATGGGCATATGAAACCTACCGCGACCGTGATTACGCGACTTCCTGCGGCGATGCCCTGTCAGGTGACATGGGGCTTCTGTGTTTTACCGTAGGCTGTGAAGCGGGTGGCTGGATGACCTTCTCGCTCAATGCGGCGACGGCCTTACCGGACCGGATCGACGTGACACTCAGCGTTGATGAAACCAAGCCGGAGACGCGGGCCTTCGCGCGGCGCAGCGTAGGAGGCGAGGATATTCCGGCCTACGGCGCGCGCGAGGCGGAGGACGTGGAGCTCATCGCGGCCCTGAAGTCGGGGAGCACGCTGGTCCTGACGCTGGGCGGCACGGTCGAGGCGGAACACCGCTTTTCACTGTCGGGAAGCAGCGCGGCGCTCGACCCGGTCGCGGAGGTCTGCGCCCTGCGTCCCGCACCGGTGGCCGACCCCCGGACGGTCGAACTGGTCCGGGCGCGGGGCGCCTGTGCCGACTTGCAGGGAAGCATGTCCGTCGAGCCGGAGTTCGCCCTGCGCGAGGATTTCAACGGCGACGGGGCGGAGGACGTCGCCTTCGATCTTGGCGCCGTCACCTGTTCGACCGCCGAGGATCTGTTCTGCGGGGCAGGGGGCTGCACCCATGTGATCTATCTCGCGCGTGAGGGCCTGTTCGACGAGGTCCTGCGCCGGCGGATGCTGCGGCTCGTCAATCCGCCGGACGCGGAGATTGCCGTTGAGGTCGAGGCGCAGGCCTGTGCGGAATTGGACGCCGAGGCGGGTGAGGCGGAGGTCGGGACCAACGAAGCCTGCGTCGAGCGGCTCACGCTGGACGCGGGCGAGGTGGCATTGGTCGCGCGCCTGTCGGGTCCGGCGGCGCGCGACTGGATGGAGGATCTGGCCGCTCAGCCGTAA